One Gemmatimonadaceae bacterium genomic window carries:
- a CDS encoding FG-GAP-like repeat-containing protein, whose translation MTKRRTAAGLAICLSAAVAACSAPPTPPWHQETGYRWRDLVVPRGEPGFTPMPANKTGIRFENDVSDSVLLGNRILGQGAGVAMGDVDGDGLPDIFLAKTQGCSALYKNLGNWKFEDVTKSAGVGACDRHSTGAAFADVDGNGTLDLILLSTRGPNSIFLNDGHGHFTEHRDLGLDTTGNGGTTITMADVDGDGRLDMYVANYKAYNIDDSIPPQKRAFNQMVRQVGGGGGAGPNKFEIVPEFRNDYKIVMRPDMGGMRMTQRGAVDEFYTNDGHGHFTKVPFAGGRFVDTTGKPIAEPSESFTLDAKFVDLNGDGFPDLYVSNDFEDLDEIWWNDGHGHFKRAGWNAQREISNSAMGVDVADVNGDGKPDIFVTDMLSNDTHRLRTQIPTHTALPKKPGDVETELQHQRNTLFLNRGDGTFAEVGMYAGVQASGWSWGTMFMDVDLDGRPDILVANGHLWDIMDADVQEALQNRLLSFPWQRLRWQFPPLPLKNVAFRNRGDMTFEDVSAKWNFGVDADYSHAIAAADLDGDGDLDVVINRLRAPPLVLRNNASAPRVAVRLTGDAPNTQAVGAKVRLLGGAVPEQEREIVVGGLYMSHSDYEVSLAMGKSDSATLEIDWRDGKRTTLHGVKPNRLYEISQATGGPVDRLTGGQPSEGRQQGDTLSTNLPVHPSTLFEDATPQLGGHTHVDPWFDDWERQFLLPNSLSQLGPGVAWFDYDGDGYEDLLIGAGSGGRLGVFHNEHGRLVPKPSQGPVAPADFTTVLGTSLNGSSSVLVGVANWEVKGGETPAALQVAAGARGVASAATTVVPPQPSSTGPMAVGDYDGDGTLDLFIGGRAIAGQYPLPASSELYRNIRGAYVLDTANTRLLKDVGMVSAAMFADIDGDGHPDLVLAREWGSILVLLNRNGTFVPAPDSWGFNRWTSRWIGVAAGDLDGDGKLDIVATSWGRNVPAKADTADPLVMVYGRFAPNAEEEMVIAKNDPRVKGLAPLNSYARVRSVMPDLATRITTFGNFADATLDQVLGPHLEEVQRRSAATLDNMVFLNRGDHFEAHPMPMEAQLAPASYAGVADFDGDGNEDVFLSQNFFPTAVGLPRYDNGRGLLLKGDGKGGLTPLSGALSGIEVYGDQRGAAYADFDHDGRLDLAVSQNGSKTRLFHNRGAKPGLRVHVAGPASNPDAIGAQVRVIYGDRMGPVREIQAGSGYWSQNGATQVFGLSGTPTQVWVRWPGGGETKTPVAAGAREVVVKR comes from the coding sequence ATGACGAAGCGACGCACGGCCGCGGGGCTGGCGATCTGCCTGTCCGCGGCCGTTGCCGCGTGCAGCGCTCCGCCGACGCCGCCGTGGCACCAAGAGACCGGCTATCGCTGGCGCGACCTCGTCGTGCCGCGCGGCGAGCCGGGATTCACGCCGATGCCCGCCAACAAGACGGGCATCCGTTTCGAGAATGACGTCAGCGATTCCGTACTGCTCGGAAATCGCATTCTTGGACAAGGCGCCGGCGTCGCCATGGGCGACGTCGACGGCGACGGGCTCCCCGACATCTTCCTCGCGAAGACGCAGGGGTGCAGCGCCCTCTACAAGAACCTCGGCAACTGGAAATTCGAGGACGTCACCAAGTCGGCCGGCGTCGGGGCGTGCGATCGCCACTCGACCGGCGCCGCCTTCGCTGACGTCGACGGCAACGGCACGCTCGACCTGATCCTGCTGTCGACGCGCGGGCCGAATTCGATTTTCCTGAACGACGGCCACGGCCACTTCACCGAGCACCGCGACCTCGGTCTCGACACGACCGGCAACGGCGGAACGACGATCACCATGGCCGACGTCGACGGCGACGGCCGCCTGGACATGTACGTCGCGAACTACAAGGCGTACAACATCGACGACAGCATTCCGCCGCAAAAGCGCGCGTTCAACCAGATGGTGCGGCAGGTCGGGGGCGGGGGAGGCGCGGGGCCGAACAAGTTCGAGATCGTTCCGGAGTTTCGGAACGACTACAAGATCGTGATGCGCCCGGACATGGGCGGCATGCGCATGACGCAGCGCGGCGCCGTCGACGAGTTCTACACGAACGACGGCCACGGTCACTTCACCAAGGTCCCTTTCGCCGGCGGACGCTTCGTCGATACCACGGGGAAGCCGATCGCCGAGCCGTCGGAGTCGTTCACACTCGACGCCAAATTCGTCGACCTCAATGGCGACGGATTCCCGGATCTCTACGTCAGCAACGATTTCGAGGATCTCGACGAGATCTGGTGGAACGACGGACACGGCCACTTCAAGCGGGCCGGCTGGAACGCGCAGCGGGAGATCAGCAATTCGGCGATGGGCGTCGACGTCGCCGACGTGAACGGCGACGGCAAGCCCGACATCTTCGTCACCGACATGCTGAGCAACGACACGCATCGGCTGCGCACGCAGATCCCGACGCACACGGCGTTGCCGAAGAAGCCGGGCGACGTCGAGACGGAGCTCCAGCATCAGCGAAACACTCTCTTTCTCAACCGCGGCGACGGGACGTTCGCCGAGGTGGGGATGTACGCCGGAGTGCAGGCGAGCGGCTGGTCGTGGGGCACGATGTTCATGGACGTCGACCTCGACGGCCGTCCGGATATCCTCGTCGCCAACGGACATCTCTGGGACATCATGGACGCCGACGTTCAGGAGGCGCTCCAGAATCGTCTGTTGAGCTTTCCGTGGCAGCGGTTGCGCTGGCAATTTCCGCCGCTGCCGCTCAAGAACGTCGCCTTTCGCAATCGCGGCGACATGACGTTCGAGGACGTGAGCGCCAAGTGGAACTTCGGCGTCGACGCCGACTACTCCCACGCGATCGCGGCCGCGGATCTCGACGGCGACGGCGACTTGGACGTCGTGATCAACCGGCTGCGCGCTCCGCCGCTCGTGCTTCGCAACAACGCGTCGGCGCCGCGAGTCGCGGTACGGCTGACCGGCGACGCGCCGAACACCCAAGCCGTCGGCGCCAAGGTTCGCCTGCTTGGCGGCGCGGTTCCCGAGCAGGAACGCGAGATCGTCGTAGGCGGGCTCTACATGTCGCACAGCGACTACGAGGTCTCGCTGGCGATGGGCAAATCGGACAGCGCGACGCTCGAGATAGACTGGCGCGACGGCAAGCGCACGACGCTGCACGGTGTGAAGCCGAATCGCCTCTACGAGATCTCGCAAGCTACGGGTGGACCGGTGGACAGGTTGACGGGTGGACAGCCATCCGAGGGGCGCCAGCAGGGCGACACGCTGTCCACCAATCTACCTGTCCACCCGTCCACCCTCTTCGAGGACGCGACGCCGCAGCTGGGCGGACACACGCACGTCGATCCCTGGTTCGACGACTGGGAGCGGCAGTTCCTGTTGCCCAACTCGCTCTCGCAGCTCGGGCCGGGCGTCGCCTGGTTCGACTACGACGGCGACGGCTATGAGGATTTGCTCATCGGCGCCGGCAGCGGCGGACGGCTGGGCGTCTTCCACAACGAGCACGGCCGGCTCGTGCCCAAACCGTCGCAGGGGCCGGTGGCGCCGGCGGACTTCACGACGGTGCTCGGTACGTCGCTCAACGGATCGAGCTCGGTGCTGGTCGGCGTGGCGAACTGGGAAGTAAAGGGCGGTGAGACGCCGGCCGCGCTCCAGGTTGCGGCAGGCGCGCGCGGCGTCGCGTCGGCGGCGACGACCGTCGTGCCGCCGCAGCCGTCGTCCACGGGCCCGATGGCCGTCGGCGACTACGACGGCGACGGCACACTCGATTTGTTCATCGGAGGGCGCGCGATCGCTGGACAGTACCCGTTGCCCGCGTCGTCGGAGCTTTATCGCAACATTCGCGGCGCGTACGTGCTCGACACGGCGAATACGCGGCTGCTCAAGGACGTCGGCATGGTCTCGGCGGCGATGTTCGCCGACATCGACGGCGACGGCCATCCGGATCTCGTGCTCGCGCGCGAGTGGGGATCGATTCTCGTTCTGCTGAACCGCAACGGCACGTTCGTCCCGGCGCCCGACTCATGGGGCTTCAACCGCTGGACGAGCCGCTGGATCGGCGTGGCGGCGGGGGATCTGGATGGCGACGGCAAGCTGGACATCGTCGCGACGAGCTGGGGTCGCAACGTGCCCGCCAAGGCCGACACCGCCGATCCGCTGGTGATGGTCTACGGCCGTTTCGCGCCGAACGCGGAAGAAGAGATGGTGATCGCCAAGAACGATCCGCGGGTCAAGGGCTTGGCGCCGCTCAACAGCTACGCACGTGTGAGAAGTGTGATGCCGGATCTCGCGACTCGCATCACGACGTTCGGAAACTTCGCCGACGCGACGTTGGACCAGGTGCTTGGCCCGCACCTCGAGGAGGTGCAGCGCCGGTCCGCGGCGACGCTCGACAACATGGTATTCCTCAATCGCGGCGATCACTTCGAGGCCCACCCGATGCCGATGGAGGCGCAGCTGGCTCCCGCGTCGTACGCCGGCGTCGCCGACTTCGACGGCGACGGAAACGAAGATGTTTTCCTGAGTCAGAACTTCTTCCCGACGGCGGTCGGCCTGCCGCGCTACGACAACGGACGCGGTTTGTTGCTCAAGGGCGACGGCAAAGGCGGACTTACGCCGCTGTCGGGTGCGCTGTCCGGAATCGAGGTGTACGGCGACCAGCGCGGCGCCGCATACGCCGACTTCGACCACGACGGCCGTCTCGATCTCGCGGTATCGCAGAACGGCTCGAAGACTCGCCTCTTCCACAATCGCGGCGCCAAGCCCGGCCTCCGCGTCCACGTCGCCGGTCCCGCGTCGAATCCGGATGCGATCGGCGCGCAGGTCCGCGTGATCTACGGCGATCGCATGGGACCGGTGCGCGAGATTCAGGCTGGTTCCGGCTACTGGTCGCAAAACGGTGCGACTCAGGTGTTCGGCCTCTCCGGAACTCCGACGCAAGTCTGGGTTCGCTGGCCCGGCGGCGGCGAAACGAAAACGCCGGTAGCGGCGGGGGCGAGGGAAGTCGTCGTCAAGCGATAG